Proteins co-encoded in one Metabacillus sp. KUDC1714 genomic window:
- a CDS encoding ABC-F family ATP-binding cassette domain-containing protein — translation MSILHVENLYKTYGEKILFDHISFAIAEKQRIGLIGVNGTGKSTLLKVIAGLETADSGEITHANSMRIEYLPQDPELTKGLSVLEQIYYGDAPIMQVMRAYELALSELEKDPENETKLKQLMNMQQKMDQQDAWEANTIAKTVLTKLGITDFSSPVTHLSGGQKKRVAIAKALIQPADILILDEPTNHLDNETIEWLEGFLAQYKGSIVLITHDRYFLNRVTNQIFELDQGHLYTYSGNYEVFLEKKAEREINAENSEEKRQNLLRRELAWLRRGAKARTTKQKARIGRVEELQEQKGPALSKDLDFAIGSTRLGKKVLELEHISKAYDGKKMINDFSYLVTPGERLGIIGPNGSGKSTLLNIMAGRIKADQGSIDMGTTVKIGFYTQEHEEMDENLRVVEYIKETAEIVHTIDGEVITAEQMLERFLFSRSAQWTYIRKLSGGERRRLYLLKVLMEEPNVLFLDEPTNDLDTQTLSVLEDYLDQFPGVVLTVSHDRYFLDRVVDHLIVFERNGQISRFQGSYTDYMEETKSQELKQDKETVSDKASYKKEKKKRLSYKEQQEWEQIEDKIASLEERKEQLEQEIAAAGSDLGKVQEFYKEQEQIEEKLEETIERWEELSLLVEEIEQGN, via the coding sequence ATGAGTATTTTACATGTTGAAAATTTATATAAAACATATGGTGAGAAAATATTATTTGATCATATTTCCTTTGCTATCGCCGAAAAGCAGAGAATTGGTTTAATTGGTGTGAATGGTACTGGGAAATCTACATTATTAAAAGTAATAGCTGGTCTTGAAACTGCGGATTCGGGTGAAATCACTCATGCAAATTCAATGCGGATTGAATATTTACCTCAAGACCCTGAGCTAACTAAAGGCTTATCTGTACTTGAGCAAATCTACTATGGTGATGCACCGATAATGCAGGTAATGAGAGCGTATGAACTTGCGTTAAGTGAGCTTGAGAAAGATCCTGAAAACGAAACAAAGTTAAAGCAGTTAATGAATATGCAGCAAAAAATGGATCAGCAGGATGCATGGGAAGCGAATACAATTGCGAAAACTGTGTTAACAAAGCTTGGGATAACTGATTTTTCTAGCCCAGTTACTCATTTATCAGGTGGCCAAAAGAAGCGAGTTGCGATTGCAAAGGCACTCATTCAACCAGCAGATATATTAATACTAGATGAGCCTACCAACCATCTTGATAATGAAACAATTGAATGGTTAGAAGGATTTTTAGCGCAATATAAAGGCTCGATTGTCTTAATCACACATGATCGCTACTTTTTAAATCGTGTCACAAATCAAATTTTTGAGTTGGATCAAGGGCATTTATATACGTATTCAGGAAATTATGAAGTATTTCTGGAAAAGAAGGCAGAGAGAGAAATTAATGCTGAGAATTCAGAAGAGAAAAGACAAAATCTATTAAGACGTGAACTTGCTTGGCTCCGCCGTGGTGCAAAGGCAAGAACTACAAAGCAGAAAGCACGAATTGGTCGAGTGGAAGAGCTTCAGGAGCAAAAAGGACCAGCCTTAAGTAAGGATCTTGATTTTGCAATCGGCTCTACACGCTTAGGGAAAAAGGTTCTTGAGCTTGAACATATTTCCAAAGCATATGACGGAAAGAAAATGATTAATGATTTTAGTTACTTAGTTACACCAGGTGAAAGATTAGGCATTATTGGTCCAAATGGTAGTGGGAAATCAACGCTACTAAATATTATGGCTGGTCGTATTAAGGCTGATCAAGGTTCGATTGATATGGGTACAACTGTAAAAATTGGATTCTATACACAAGAGCATGAAGAAATGGATGAAAATCTTCGTGTGGTTGAATACATTAAGGAAACAGCAGAGATCGTCCATACAATCGATGGCGAGGTAATTACTGCAGAGCAAATGCTTGAGCGTTTTTTATTTTCAAGATCAGCTCAATGGACGTATATTCGTAAATTATCTGGTGGAGAAAGACGACGCCTTTACTTATTAAAGGTATTAATGGAAGAACCAAATGTTCTTTTTCTTGATGAGCCAACAAATGATCTTGATACACAAACGTTAAGTGTTTTAGAGGATTATTTAGATCAATTTCCGGGAGTTGTTTTGACTGTTTCACATGATCGCTATTTTCTAGATCGGGTAGTTGATCATTTAATCGTTTTTGAAAGAAATGGGCAAATAAGTCGTTTCCAAGGTAGTTACACAGACTATATGGAAGAAACTAAGTCACAAGAACTGAAGCAAGATAAAGAGACAGTCTCTGATAAAGCAAGCTATAAAAAAGAGAAGAAAAAACGTCTTTCATATAAAGAACAACAGGAATGGGAACAAATTGAAGATAAAATTGCCAGCCTTGAGGAAAGAAAAGAACAGTTAGAGCAAGAAATTGCAGCTGCTGGAAGTGACCTAGGGAAGGTGCAGGAGTTTTATAAGGAACAAGAGCAGATTGAGGAAAAGCTGGAGGAAACTATCGAACGTTGGGAAGAATTATCTCTTCTCGTTGAAGAGATTGAGCAGGGAAATTAA
- a CDS encoding site-2 protease family protein, producing MFGLDDFLVFFRAFFIVFPIVTLIHVLGHYLFARINGCHDVFIIIGCGKKLFTFRKVEVRKFYFWYGGCELSHIEVNNKFQYILIYFGGALFNMLGIFIVHMFIKLDLIEASNITYQFIYFSIYTVFFALIPMDYPDGSPSDGKAIIRIFRDEKVNKSTDCHNK from the coding sequence ATGTTTGGCTTAGACGACTTCCTTGTGTTTTTTCGAGCCTTTTTCATTGTCTTTCCGATCGTTACACTCATTCATGTGCTTGGTCATTATCTGTTTGCTAGAATCAATGGCTGTCATGATGTTTTCATTATTATTGGGTGCGGAAAAAAGCTCTTTACCTTCCGAAAAGTTGAAGTTCGAAAGTTTTACTTTTGGTATGGTGGCTGTGAGTTATCACATATTGAGGTGAACAATAAATTTCAGTATATATTGATTTATTTTGGTGGAGCTCTTTTTAACATGTTAGGTATATTCATTGTCCACATGTTTATTAAGCTAGATCTAATAGAGGCTTCAAATATAACCTATCAATTTATCTACTTTTCCATCTATACCGTTTTCTTTGCCTTAATACCAATGGATTATCCTGATGGGAGTCCTAGTGATGGAAAAGCGATTATTCGTATATTTAGAGATGAAAAAGTTAATAAATCTACTGACTGTCATAATAAATAG
- a CDS encoding MDR family MFS transporter, producing the protein MRIRDWDYNLKIRLFGEALMNITFWMFFPFLTIYFADAFGKEQAGLFLIISQVFSVLANLMGGYCADRFGRKTMMVLSAFGQGLAFIIFAFSNSPWLDLPILGFICFSFAGVFGAFYWPASQAMVADVVDEKDRSSVFAIFYTSINIAVVIGPILGAIFYVHYPFEVLLIAGIVCMLLSLLLAKQIRETAPVFQAKSNEASGKWYYAIVQQIQDYRIIMKDSTFLLFIIAGVLVAITFMQLDMIIPVYITDMVHHQEMIKLGDWSLSLNGEQAFGVILSENGLLVALFTISVTKWMGKYQERNVFILSSIIYGLSIITFGLSGSIWVFIVAMGLFTFAELMTAGIQQTFVSKIAPDHMRGQYFAAASLRYTIGRTIAPIAIPMSLWFGYPITFALLGALAVFSGALYYLMFQKVEKKTLEHAESI; encoded by the coding sequence ATGAGAATACGAGATTGGGATTATAACCTTAAAATTCGATTATTTGGTGAGGCCTTGATGAACATCACATTTTGGATGTTTTTTCCTTTTCTAACCATCTATTTTGCTGATGCATTTGGAAAAGAACAGGCTGGATTATTTCTTATCATTTCTCAAGTTTTTTCTGTCCTGGCTAATTTAATGGGTGGTTATTGTGCTGACCGCTTTGGTCGAAAAACAATGATGGTTCTTTCAGCCTTTGGACAAGGATTAGCGTTTATTATATTTGCCTTTTCAAATTCACCGTGGCTGGATTTACCCATCCTCGGGTTTATCTGTTTTTCTTTCGCTGGTGTGTTTGGTGCTTTTTATTGGCCGGCTTCACAAGCAATGGTTGCAGATGTTGTTGATGAGAAAGACCGTAGTAGTGTGTTTGCGATATTTTATACATCAATTAATATTGCAGTAGTAATTGGTCCAATTTTAGGAGCGATTTTCTATGTTCATTATCCATTTGAGGTTCTGCTAATTGCAGGTATTGTTTGTATGCTTCTTTCACTTTTATTGGCCAAACAAATTCGTGAAACTGCACCTGTTTTTCAAGCCAAGAGCAACGAAGCATCTGGAAAATGGTATTATGCGATAGTCCAGCAAATTCAAGACTATCGTATTATCATGAAGGACAGCACTTTTTTACTCTTTATTATCGCTGGTGTTCTTGTAGCCATAACCTTTATGCAGCTTGATATGATCATCCCTGTTTATATTACGGATATGGTCCACCATCAAGAAATGATTAAACTAGGGGACTGGTCGTTATCACTAAACGGCGAGCAAGCATTCGGAGTCATTCTTTCAGAAAATGGTCTGCTTGTAGCACTATTCACCATTAGTGTGACAAAATGGATGGGCAAGTATCAAGAAAGAAATGTTTTTATTCTTTCTTCAATTATTTACGGATTATCAATTATTACATTTGGTCTTTCAGGATCCATATGGGTCTTTATTGTTGCCATGGGATTATTCACTTTTGCTGAGCTAATGACAGCAGGAATTCAACAAACGTTTGTTTCAAAAATTGCTCCTGATCATATGCGCGGTCAATATTTTGCAGCTGCAAGTCTCAGGTATACGATTGGACGAACAATTGCACCGATTGCAATACCAATGTCACTGTGGTTTGGCTATCCGATTACGTTTGCGCTACTTGGAGCTTTAGCTGTTTTTAGTGGAGCACTATATTATCTAATGTTCCAGAAGGTTGAAAAAAAGACTCTTGAACATGCTGAATCTATTTAG
- a CDS encoding GerAB/ArcD/ProY family transporter, translated as MSQQKISALQLFYIIIGFEVGNKFIFGGGAPAKQDAWITILLGMLFGLILMLIYVKLSDYYPGDTLIQMIPKIIGKYLAYPIILYYLCYFTFLAATACRDFSDLIYTTILTETPMPIISVSFMVLMIYCLRGGVETFARMGEAVFPIYIFSLIVIWILLLTVEDFNMTNLAPILGNGVEPVLKEVFPYAITFPFGETVLITMFFPMLNKKQHAKKVGMAVILIGGILLIINSMINIAVLGPEIYSKQSYPLMSSTRMVSIADFLERFDVLVILMMVAGVFFKVGGWMYGVSVGITQLFNLKDNRSTLLAIGTIIIPLSFLYSANYVEARELGTNIIQPYLHIPLQIIIPILLLCIAYIRRKFNPENSSV; from the coding sequence ATGAGCCAACAAAAAATAAGTGCCCTTCAACTTTTCTATATCATTATTGGATTTGAAGTAGGAAATAAGTTTATTTTCGGAGGAGGCGCACCCGCAAAACAGGACGCCTGGATAACAATCTTATTAGGTATGTTATTCGGATTAATATTAATGTTAATCTATGTGAAATTATCTGACTATTATCCAGGTGACACATTAATTCAAATGATCCCAAAAATCATTGGGAAGTATCTTGCATATCCAATCATTTTATATTATCTCTGTTATTTTACTTTTCTTGCCGCAACTGCCTGCCGAGACTTCAGTGATTTAATATATACAACCATTTTAACGGAGACCCCTATGCCGATTATATCCGTAAGTTTTATGGTGTTAATGATTTATTGTCTCAGGGGTGGTGTTGAGACATTTGCCCGTATGGGAGAAGCAGTCTTTCCCATTTATATTTTCTCACTTATCGTGATTTGGATCCTTTTATTAACTGTTGAAGACTTTAACATGACGAACCTTGCCCCTATATTAGGTAATGGTGTAGAACCGGTATTAAAGGAAGTTTTTCCGTATGCTATTACGTTTCCATTTGGCGAAACAGTCTTAATTACAATGTTTTTTCCAATGCTAAATAAAAAACAGCATGCTAAAAAGGTAGGCATGGCTGTCATTTTGATTGGGGGTATTTTGTTAATCATTAATTCAATGATTAACATTGCAGTTTTAGGACCAGAAATTTATAGTAAGCAATCTTATCCTCTTATGTCTTCAACACGAATGGTTTCTATCGCAGATTTTCTTGAACGATTCGATGTATTAGTTATTTTAATGATGGTGGCAGGTGTGTTTTTTAAGGTTGGAGGGTGGATGTATGGCGTTTCTGTTGGTATTACACAATTATTTAATCTAAAGGATAATCGTTCCACACTGCTTGCAATCGGTACTATAATTATTCCTTTATCATTTTTATATTCAGCTAATTATGTGGAAGCCAGGGAATTGGGTACGAATATTATTCAACCTTATTTACATATACCGTTACAAATTATCATACCAATACTATTGTTATGTATCGCATATATCCGTAGAAAGTTCAATCCTGAAAACTCTTCTGTGTAA
- a CDS encoding alpha/beta hydrolase translates to MLHWLFQSILIVTLVSMLVVCLLCRLLLSPKRVSYEKTYKLGIQKGEIDDSIFHSIIKEELFIQSYHGYKLHGMFFPVEKGKKVIIIAHGITWSLFGSFKYVEMFQKRGFHVLLCDHRYHGLSGGKYTSYGFYEKDDLKAWIDYLTEKMGAGVFIGLSGESLGAASALEASKRDRRVKFCIADCSFSDFQSLLRLRLKMDTKLRLYPLIDLVSFFVKLRHGWSFPDISPIKDLEKTKTPILFIHGKEDSFIPLQMTLDMFKRKKDNKKLYLVPRAGHAEAYNTDPKGYEKKVIEFIKDIEQAWLKENANLL, encoded by the coding sequence ATGTTGCATTGGCTTTTTCAATCAATTCTGATTGTTACTTTAGTCAGTATGCTGGTTGTGTGTTTATTATGCCGTCTTCTTCTTTCACCAAAACGGGTGTCATATGAAAAAACCTATAAGTTAGGGATTCAAAAGGGAGAAATTGATGATAGCATTTTTCATTCGATAATAAAAGAAGAGTTATTTATTCAGTCATATCATGGATATAAGCTTCATGGAATGTTTTTTCCTGTAGAAAAGGGAAAAAAGGTTATCATAATTGCACATGGTATTACATGGTCGTTGTTCGGTAGCTTTAAATATGTAGAAATGTTTCAAAAAAGAGGCTTCCATGTTTTGTTATGTGATCATAGATATCATGGATTAAGCGGTGGGAAATATACATCATATGGTTTTTATGAAAAGGATGACCTAAAAGCATGGATTGATTATTTAACCGAAAAAATGGGGGCAGGGGTATTTATTGGATTATCGGGAGAATCGCTAGGAGCTGCTTCAGCCTTAGAGGCTAGTAAGCGAGATCGTCGTGTGAAATTTTGCATTGCGGATTGTTCGTTTAGTGACTTTCAATCTCTATTAAGATTAAGACTTAAAATGGATACAAAGCTAAGATTATATCCTCTAATTGATTTGGTAAGCTTTTTTGTAAAGCTTCGTCATGGCTGGAGTTTTCCAGATATCTCACCAATAAAGGATCTAGAAAAAACAAAAACTCCGATTCTTTTCATTCACGGTAAAGAAGATTCGTTTATTCCGCTGCAAATGACTTTAGATATGTTTAAACGTAAGAAAGATAATAAAAAGCTATATTTGGTCCCTCGAGCTGGGCACGCTGAGGCTTATAATACAGATCCTAAAGGCTATGAAAAAAAGGTTATTGAATTTATTAAGGACATTGAACAAGCTTGGCTAAAGGAAAATGCCAACTTATTATAA
- a CDS encoding GNAT family N-acetyltransferase, translated as MNIKIRQATKKDITFLWDMLYEAIYVGEGEVRPPRSILDKPELAHSVENWGRHGDHALIAIDSDDNKVGAIWIRLFSEQNKTYGYVNENIPILSMDILPKYRGKGIGTRLIQEICTLAKINGYKAVSLSVDPANPALRLYERFNFKKIGVDGTSWDMKANL; from the coding sequence ATGAATATTAAAATAAGACAAGCAACCAAAAAGGATATCACCTTCTTATGGGACATGTTATACGAAGCGATTTATGTTGGTGAAGGTGAAGTAAGGCCTCCAAGAAGTATTTTAGATAAGCCGGAGCTTGCACATAGTGTTGAAAACTGGGGAAGGCATGGTGATCATGCTCTCATTGCCATAGATTCTGACGACAATAAAGTAGGAGCTATTTGGATCAGACTTTTTAGTGAGCAAAACAAAACGTATGGTTATGTTAATGAAAATATACCTATTCTTAGTATGGATATTTTACCCAAATATCGCGGAAAGGGTATTGGCACAAGGCTCATTCAAGAGATATGCACTCTTGCCAAGATAAATGGGTACAAAGCTGTTTCCCTTAGCGTTGACCCAGCGAATCCTGCTTTACGCCTATACGAACGATTTAATTTCAAAAAAATTGGAGTTGATGGCACTTCATGGGATATGAAAGCCAACTTATAA
- a CDS encoding type 1 glutamine amidotransferase domain-containing protein — translation MSKKIAVLLTDSFEDVEYTDPAKAFKEGGHSLTVIEEVKGKTVEGKQGKARVEIDAGIDDVSPNQFDALFIPGGFSPDILRADERYVAFTKEFMDDKKPVFAICHGPQLLISSETLTGRDVTGYKSIQIDLKNAGANFHDKEVVVCGNQLVTSRTPEDLPAFTREALKLIN, via the coding sequence ATGTCAAAAAAAATCGCCGTATTATTAACAGATTCATTTGAAGATGTAGAGTATACTGATCCAGCCAAAGCATTTAAAGAAGGAGGACATAGCTTAACCGTGATTGAGGAGGTAAAAGGTAAAACGGTAGAAGGCAAACAGGGGAAAGCAAGAGTTGAAATTGATGCTGGAATTGATGATGTCAGCCCAAATCAATTTGATGCATTATTCATTCCTGGTGGATTTTCTCCAGACATATTAAGAGCAGACGAGCGTTATGTAGCTTTTACGAAGGAGTTCATGGATGACAAAAAACCAGTGTTTGCAATCTGTCATGGTCCACAGCTTTTGATTTCATCTGAAACATTAACGGGCCGAGATGTAACAGGCTACAAATCCATTCAGATTGATTTGAAAAATGCAGGAGCAAACTTTCATGACAAAGAGGTAGTCGTTTGTGGAAACCAGCTTGTAACAAGTCGAACTCCTGAGGATCTTCCTGCATTTACAAGAGAAGCTTTGAAATTGATTAATTAA
- a CDS encoding DUF1128 domain-containing protein produces the protein MNLTEKSVENVEYMIEQIKEKLRVLNFGAIKPSHFDENMYEELKDIYDLVMKKNSFSPNEMQAIVEELGNLRKG, from the coding sequence TTGAACCTAACAGAAAAATCTGTTGAAAACGTCGAGTATATGATCGAGCAAATTAAAGAAAAGCTTCGAGTTCTTAACTTTGGTGCAATTAAGCCTTCACACTTTGACGAAAATATGTATGAAGAGCTTAAAGATATTTACGACCTTGTTATGAAAAAAAATTCATTCAGCCCGAATGAAATGCAAGCGATCGTTGAAGAACTAGGAAATCTTCGCAAAGGTTAG
- a CDS encoding alanine/glycine:cation symporter family protein: MEQFEAFIGDVSSFVWGPPLLILLVGTGLYLTIRLGFLQFRMLPYSLKLAFSKKQDKKSEGDISHFQALMTALAATVGTGNIVGVATAVLMGGPGAVFWMWVTALVGMATKYSEAILAVKYRVKDKNGEMSGGPMYYLEHGLKQKWLGVLFAIFGAVAAFGIGNMVQSNSVSGVMKATFSVPTFVTGIIITIFTALVILGGIKSIGRVTAYFVPIMALFYLIAGLIVLIMNANLVPDAIGLIFTDAFTGEAVAGGALGSVIRWGVARGVFSNEAGLGSAPIAAAAAKTDYPGRQALVSMTQVFIDTILICSITGITIVMGDLYTSGAEGNALTSVTFEQFLGPAGSIIVAIGMLFFAYSTILGWSYYGEKCFSYLFSESVIKYYRYAFVLAVFLGSITTIDIVWGIADVMNGLMAFPNLIGLLGLSGVVVAETKRFLAVVKEEKKQEKEGSVS; encoded by the coding sequence ATGGAACAATTTGAAGCGTTCATCGGTGATGTGAGTAGCTTTGTTTGGGGTCCACCGCTTCTAATTTTATTGGTTGGTACAGGTTTATATTTAACAATCCGTCTAGGCTTTCTCCAATTTAGGATGCTGCCTTATTCATTAAAGCTTGCCTTTTCAAAAAAGCAGGACAAAAAGTCAGAAGGAGATATCTCTCACTTCCAAGCACTCATGACTGCCTTGGCCGCAACAGTTGGAACTGGTAACATTGTTGGGGTTGCAACAGCTGTCTTAATGGGTGGACCAGGAGCAGTCTTCTGGATGTGGGTTACTGCACTAGTTGGAATGGCAACGAAATATTCCGAAGCTATCTTAGCTGTAAAATATCGGGTGAAGGATAAAAACGGAGAAATGTCCGGTGGTCCTATGTACTATTTAGAACATGGATTGAAACAAAAATGGCTCGGTGTGCTATTTGCTATTTTTGGTGCGGTCGCTGCGTTTGGGATCGGAAACATGGTTCAATCTAACTCTGTTTCTGGTGTAATGAAGGCTACCTTTTCTGTACCTACTTTTGTCACAGGTATCATTATTACGATCTTTACTGCTTTAGTTATTTTAGGCGGAATAAAATCGATCGGAAGAGTAACTGCCTACTTCGTACCAATTATGGCTTTATTTTATTTAATTGCCGGATTAATTGTTTTAATTATGAATGCTAACCTTGTCCCGGATGCAATTGGTCTTATTTTTACAGATGCTTTTACAGGTGAAGCAGTCGCCGGTGGTGCACTAGGCTCCGTCATCCGCTGGGGTGTTGCACGTGGTGTATTCTCGAATGAAGCTGGTTTAGGTTCAGCACCAATTGCTGCAGCTGCTGCAAAAACAGACTACCCTGGCAGGCAAGCTCTCGTTTCAATGACTCAAGTATTTATCGATACAATTTTAATATGCTCAATAACAGGTATTACGATTGTTATGGGAGATCTTTATACAAGTGGTGCAGAAGGAAATGCCCTTACCTCAGTTACATTTGAACAATTCCTCGGCCCAGCAGGTTCAATCATTGTAGCAATCGGAATGCTATTTTTCGCTTATTCCACCATACTAGGCTGGTCCTATTACGGGGAAAAATGCTTCTCCTATCTCTTTAGCGAATCCGTTATTAAATATTATCGTTATGCATTTGTTCTGGCAGTATTCTTAGGATCCATAACAACCATTGACATAGTTTGGGGTATTGCAGACGTTATGAACGGACTAATGGCCTTCCCTAACTTAATTGGACTCCTTGGCTTATCAGGAGTAGTTGTAGCAGAAACGAAAAGATTCCTAGCAGTAGTCAAGGAAGAAAAGAAACAAGAAAAAGAAGGATCTGTCTCGTAA
- a CDS encoding low molecular weight protein-tyrosine-phosphatase — translation MIKILFVCLGNICRSPMAEAVMRHLIQKEGLEKEIVVDSAGTGDWHIGKPPHEGTCHILNKYHISYEGQKARQVIAEDLTSFNYIIGMDIENVGNIRRLAGYEQTGEIVRLLDYLEDYPIADVPDPYYTGNFEEVYEMVSKACENLLDEIKAKYHL, via the coding sequence ATGATAAAGATATTATTTGTTTGCTTAGGAAACATCTGCCGATCACCAATGGCTGAAGCTGTTATGAGACATTTAATCCAAAAGGAAGGATTAGAGAAGGAAATCGTTGTCGACTCTGCTGGAACAGGTGATTGGCATATTGGAAAGCCACCACATGAGGGAACTTGTCATATTTTAAACAAGTACCATATATCTTATGAAGGACAAAAGGCAAGACAAGTAATAGCAGAGGACTTAACTAGCTTCAACTACATTATTGGCATGGATATTGAGAACGTTGGGAATATTAGACGACTAGCAGGGTATGAACAAACAGGTGAAATTGTGCGACTTCTCGATTATCTTGAAGATTATCCTATTGCAGATGTACCCGACCCTTACTACACTGGTAATTTTGAAGAAGTATATGAAATGGTTAGTAAGGCTTGTGAAAATTTGTTAGATGAAATAAAAGCAAAATATCATCTATAA
- a CDS encoding YtxH domain-containing protein codes for MANDNKLLTGMLVGALVGAAVSLLDKRTRQDVVQSGKKVSSKIKDYIEQPATFANDVKQKIEDVKDTVKEVSEDVTFINEKVNELKETTPQVVNMIQETRDRFIPKRQQS; via the coding sequence ATGGCAAATGATAATAAGTTGTTAACAGGAATGCTAGTAGGAGCCCTTGTCGGAGCAGCAGTATCACTTTTGGACAAACGTACTCGACAAGATGTTGTTCAGTCCGGAAAAAAGGTCTCTTCTAAAATTAAGGATTATATTGAACAACCTGCAACTTTTGCAAATGATGTAAAGCAAAAAATTGAGGATGTAAAAGATACTGTAAAGGAAGTATCAGAGGATGTAACATTCATTAATGAGAAGGTAAACGAGCTAAAAGAAACAACACCACAAGTAGTAAATATGATTCAAGAAACTAGGGACAGATTCATTCCAAAACGACAACAATCGTGA
- a CDS encoding YihY/virulence factor BrkB family protein: protein MISEGSFLKELIKRFTSDEVPGLSAQLSYFFLLSLFPFLIFLITLIGYLPISQEDVLVNIRQFAPGESLELIDSTLNQIINKKNGGLLSFGIIATLWSASNGINAIVRAFNKAYDVDETRSFIVARGMAILLTVAMVFVIVVALLLPVFGREIGLFIFSNFGFSEEFLTIWNTLRWLVSGIILFIVFTALYYVAPNKHLHIKDGLPGSFAATIGWIVVSLAFSYYVGNFANYSATYGSIGGVIVLMIWLYLSGMIIILGGELNALLYKRKHAA, encoded by the coding sequence ATGATAAGTGAAGGCTCGTTTCTAAAGGAATTAATCAAACGATTTACTAGTGATGAAGTGCCTGGGTTATCTGCACAGCTTTCTTATTTTTTCCTTTTGTCGTTGTTTCCATTTCTTATATTTTTGATTACTTTAATTGGATATTTACCAATTTCACAAGAGGATGTACTTGTTAATATTAGGCAGTTTGCACCAGGAGAATCTTTAGAATTAATTGACAGTACCTTAAACCAAATTATAAATAAAAAAAATGGTGGATTACTCTCATTTGGTATTATTGCTACGCTTTGGTCAGCCTCCAATGGAATTAATGCCATAGTAAGAGCTTTTAATAAAGCATATGATGTGGATGAAACTAGATCATTTATTGTTGCGCGTGGTATGGCAATTTTACTGACAGTTGCAATGGTCTTTGTCATTGTTGTTGCGTTATTATTACCTGTGTTTGGTAGGGAAATTGGGTTATTTATCTTTTCGAACTTTGGTTTTTCTGAGGAGTTTTTAACAATATGGAATACTTTACGATGGCTCGTTAGTGGCATCATTTTATTTATTGTCTTTACTGCACTTTACTATGTAGCACCTAATAAGCACCTACATATTAAAGATGGATTACCGGGATCCTTTGCAGCAACGATAGGTTGGATCGTTGTATCCTTGGCTTTTTCTTATTATGTAGGAAACTTTGCAAACTACAGTGCCACATATGGGAGTATAGGTGGTGTTATTGTGTTAATGATCTGGCTATATTTGTCTGGAATGATCATTATCTTAGGTGGAGAGCTAAATGCACTGTTATATAAAAGGAAGCATGCAGCTTAA
- a CDS encoding BH0509 family protein has product MNRQERKNMIQFIERMKDIDKDSLIYMTDADIEHIYSAVYNSYIELAE; this is encoded by the coding sequence ATGAACAGACAAGAGCGAAAGAATATGATCCAATTTATTGAAAGAATGAAGGACATTGACAAAGACTCACTTATTTATATGACAGATGCGGATATCGAACATATTTATAGCGCAGTATATAACAGTTATATCGAGCTTGCTGAATAG